A single window of Halobacterium jilantaiense DNA harbors:
- a CDS encoding TrmB family transcriptional regulator: MDETDAIDAMGELGLTQYEAQVFIALQQLGVASASEIGQATDVPRSQVYGTAESLEERGLVEVQQSNPIRYRPVGLEEAQQTLREQYETHQRNAFDYLESVQQQPHSAEQQEDIWTVRGSDHIDTRVEQLAADATERVVYGCGGALFDERTAETLVGRADDGIAVTVMSRDEAVRSRFADTAVDTLAFPSEVDSSRSQAGRVLSADGDTILLSVLGGPVAPAVPEETAIWSSGTGFAVTFIVLLSSWFEMHLGRAVL, encoded by the coding sequence GTACGAGGCCCAGGTGTTCATCGCGCTCCAGCAGTTGGGTGTCGCGTCAGCGAGCGAAATCGGTCAGGCGACCGACGTTCCCCGGTCGCAGGTGTACGGCACCGCGGAGTCGCTCGAAGAACGCGGCCTCGTCGAAGTGCAGCAGTCGAACCCGATTCGGTACCGTCCGGTCGGACTAGAGGAGGCACAGCAGACGCTCCGCGAGCAGTACGAGACGCACCAGCGCAACGCCTTCGACTACCTGGAGTCGGTCCAGCAGCAGCCACACAGTGCGGAACAGCAAGAAGACATCTGGACCGTCCGCGGGTCGGACCACATCGACACGCGGGTCGAGCAGCTGGCCGCCGACGCGACCGAGCGCGTCGTCTACGGCTGTGGCGGCGCGCTGTTCGACGAGCGGACCGCCGAGACGCTGGTCGGCCGAGCCGACGACGGCATCGCGGTGACCGTCATGAGCCGGGACGAAGCAGTGCGGTCGCGGTTCGCAGACACCGCTGTCGACACGCTCGCGTTCCCCAGCGAGGTGGACTCCTCACGGAGTCAGGCCGGTCGCGTCCTCTCGGCGGACGGCGACACGATTCTGCTGAGTGTGCTTGGCGGCCCAGTCGCGCCCGCGGTGCCGGAGGAGACGGCAATCTGGAGCAGTGGGACCGGATTCGCGGTGACCTTCATCGTGCTCCTGTCGAGCTGGTTCGAGATGCATCTGGGTCGCGCGGTGCTGTAA
- a CDS encoding TetR/AcrR family transcriptional regulator: MSEADAEGEDLDTEDLIMQATYRALCEHGYPATSISKIADEFEKSKALLYHHYDDKEDLLAHFLTYLLDQFETELEQNLPTDHRQRLTSVVDQALPEVGEADEFQFRRALLEMRSQAPYHEAYHDRFVHSDELILQELRDTIEAGIEAGEFQDVDPAETSQFLYTLVYGALERDVPLGDEAVTELTREQIHTYISEHVYK; the protein is encoded by the coding sequence ATGAGTGAAGCCGACGCGGAGGGCGAGGACCTCGACACAGAGGACCTCATCATGCAGGCGACCTACCGAGCGTTATGCGAACACGGCTACCCCGCCACGAGTATCTCCAAGATCGCCGACGAGTTCGAGAAGAGCAAGGCCCTGCTCTACCACCACTACGACGACAAAGAGGACCTGCTCGCGCACTTTCTCACCTATCTGCTCGACCAGTTCGAGACCGAACTCGAACAGAATCTGCCGACCGACCACCGACAACGACTCACGTCAGTCGTCGACCAGGCGCTCCCCGAAGTCGGTGAGGCCGACGAGTTCCAGTTCCGCCGGGCACTCCTCGAAATGCGCTCCCAGGCACCGTACCACGAGGCGTACCACGACCGGTTCGTTCACTCCGACGAGCTGATTCTGCAGGAGTTACGCGACACCATCGAGGCTGGCATCGAGGCCGGGGAGTTCCAGGACGTGGACCCCGCGGAGACGAGTCAGTTCCTGTACACGCTCGTGTACGGTGCGCTGGAGCGTGACGTACCGCTCGGTGACGAGGCAGTGACCGAGTTGACGCGAGAGCAGATTCACACGTACATCTCCGAGCACGTCTACAAGTAA
- a CDS encoding M48 family metallopeptidase — translation MAVVGTVLAGFYLVAVAAAMAAFGRGVLPIAVLGSVVLVVAQYKVGKWSALRSVGAEDLPETQYRELHQFVERVCRQKDLEMSTH, via the coding sequence ATGGCCGTCGTCGGGACAGTGCTGGCTGGGTTCTATCTCGTCGCCGTGGCAGCAGCCATGGCTGCCTTCGGTCGCGGCGTGCTCCCCATCGCCGTTCTGGGCAGCGTGGTGCTCGTCGTCGCCCAGTACAAGGTCGGGAAGTGGTCCGCGTTACGCAGCGTCGGCGCTGAGGACCTCCCCGAAACGCAGTACAGGGAACTCCACCAGTTCGTCGAACGCGTGTGTCGGCAGAAAGACCTGGAGATGTCGACCCACTGA
- the msrB gene encoding peptide-methionine (R)-S-oxide reductase MsrB, with translation MAETPDTEEIDWRETLSDEQYRVLREQGTERPYSGDHVDRDEDGTYSCAGCGAELFSGETKFDAHCGWPSFWDAADADAVERRPDHSQGMERTEVVCAECGGHLGHVFQDGPEPTGERFCINSVALDFEPDEE, from the coding sequence ATGGCCGAGACGCCCGACACCGAGGAAATCGACTGGCGAGAGACGCTCTCCGACGAACAGTACCGCGTGCTGCGCGAGCAGGGCACCGAACGCCCGTACTCCGGCGACCACGTCGACCGCGACGAGGACGGCACGTACTCGTGTGCGGGGTGTGGCGCGGAACTGTTCTCCGGGGAGACGAAGTTCGACGCGCACTGCGGCTGGCCGAGCTTCTGGGACGCCGCCGACGCGGACGCCGTGGAGCGACGCCCCGACCACAGCCAGGGGATGGAGCGCACGGAAGTCGTCTGCGCCGAGTGCGGCGGCCACCTCGGGCACGTCTTCCAGGACGGTCCGGAACCGACGGGCGAGCGCTTCTGCATCAACTCCGTCGCGCTCGACTTCGAGCCCGACGAGGAGTAG
- a CDS encoding alpha/beta hydrolase, with amino-acid sequence MSADADPHAGQPVEHRGAALEDAERAVVLLHGRGARALGMLQFADDLPSEDTAFLAPQATRATWYPNSFLEPTTENDPHFSSGLALVGDVLDDVTDHVPRERVLLLGFSQGACLGSEFVARNPGRYGGFVAFSGGLHGPEGTSWEYDGDLDGTPVFLGCSDRDPHIPEQRVHDTRDVFESMGADVTERIYEGMGHGVNDDELEFAAEMVADL; translated from the coding sequence ATGTCAGCCGACGCCGACCCTCACGCGGGACAGCCGGTCGAACACCGCGGCGCGGCCCTGGAAGACGCCGAGCGCGCAGTCGTCCTCCTGCACGGCCGTGGTGCTCGCGCGCTCGGAATGTTGCAGTTCGCAGACGACCTCCCGAGCGAGGACACCGCCTTCCTCGCGCCGCAGGCCACGCGCGCCACCTGGTACCCGAACTCCTTCCTCGAACCGACGACGGAGAACGACCCGCACTTCTCGTCGGGGCTCGCGCTCGTCGGCGACGTCCTCGACGACGTCACCGACCACGTCCCCCGCGAGCGCGTGCTCCTGCTCGGGTTCTCGCAGGGCGCGTGTCTCGGCAGCGAGTTCGTCGCCCGCAACCCCGGACGGTACGGCGGCTTCGTCGCGTTCTCCGGCGGACTCCACGGCCCCGAGGGCACCAGCTGGGAGTACGACGGCGACCTCGACGGCACACCGGTCTTCCTCGGGTGCAGCGACCGCGACCCCCACATCCCCGAACAGCGCGTCCACGACACCCGCGACGTCTTCGAATCGATGGGCGCGGACGTGACGGAGCGCATCTACGAGGGCATGGGCCACGGCGTCAACGACGACGAACTGGAGTTCGCGGCCGAGATGGTCGCCGACCTCTAG
- a CDS encoding winged helix-turn-helix transcriptional regulator: MNDGADGDDRYSEEACHVIDSLEQIGSQWRLIVLHDLQEGEKRFNELKRSTDASSRTLSRVLDDLQELGFVNRRLEEESPVATYYSLTAKGESLFPVFDAIESWADEWLADDEDGVEAVGSLADS, from the coding sequence ATGAACGACGGTGCCGACGGGGACGACCGGTACAGCGAGGAGGCCTGCCACGTCATCGACTCGCTCGAACAGATCGGCAGCCAGTGGCGGCTCATCGTGCTCCACGACCTCCAGGAGGGTGAGAAGCGCTTCAACGAACTCAAGCGCTCGACGGACGCCAGTTCGCGGACGCTCTCCCGGGTGCTCGACGACCTCCAGGAACTCGGGTTCGTGAACCGCCGGCTGGAGGAGGAGTCCCCCGTCGCGACGTACTACTCGCTGACCGCGAAAGGCGAGTCGCTGTTCCCCGTCTTCGACGCCATCGAGTCCTGGGCGGACGAGTGGCTCGCCGACGACGAGGACGGCGTCGAGGCCGTTGGGTCGCTCGCAGACAGCTAG
- a CDS encoding DUF2270 domain-containing protein: MTGDDHESAGDGDGETIADRVSGDRSAFTRATTGFYRGEVDRATTWRSRLDQTTNWAVVVVAAVLTWSFSSESRPHYVVLIGVLAVTAFLLMEANRYREYDVWRDRVRTVQTGLLAELFESAGASDDWTAHLADELRNPSFHMSYRHAVNHRLRRSYFALLSVLVVAWVARVTVYTADEPWRQSAAILFLPGELVAGAVGVFYLAVVVVTVWSVRGGRTQEFEV; the protein is encoded by the coding sequence ATGACCGGCGACGACCACGAGTCAGCGGGAGACGGGGACGGGGAGACCATCGCGGACCGGGTGTCCGGCGACCGCTCGGCGTTCACCAGGGCCACGACGGGCTTCTACCGTGGCGAGGTCGACCGCGCGACCACCTGGCGGTCCAGGCTCGACCAGACGACGAACTGGGCGGTCGTCGTCGTGGCGGCGGTGCTCACGTGGTCGTTCTCCAGCGAGAGCCGACCGCACTACGTGGTCCTCATCGGCGTGCTCGCGGTCACCGCGTTCCTCCTCATGGAGGCGAACCGCTACCGGGAGTACGACGTGTGGCGCGACCGCGTTCGGACCGTGCAGACGGGCCTGCTGGCCGAGCTGTTCGAGTCGGCGGGCGCGTCGGACGACTGGACGGCGCACCTCGCCGACGAGCTTCGGAATCCCTCGTTCCACATGTCCTACCGACACGCCGTGAACCACCGGCTCCGGCGCTCGTACTTCGCACTCCTGTCCGTGCTCGTCGTCGCGTGGGTCGCCCGCGTCACGGTGTACACCGCCGACGAACCGTGGCGGCAGTCGGCGGCGATTCTGTTCTTGCCCGGTGAACTCGTCGCGGGAGCAGTCGGCGTGTTCTACCTCGCGGTCGTCGTGGTCACGGTCTGGTCCGTTCGGGGCGGTCGAACCCAGGAGTTCGAGGTGTGA
- a CDS encoding DUF5820 family protein translates to MSGYGDLPEGWQVWTEDADGGDILVYRPDVFDSHEYPSPCLPTIQVAQRPPTQQKRRAGSNPDGWWVSLTLEPEVRVRDADARFDSRTAAVAGAVDLAERFAAGDVDYRGAYQIPREDYLDELDDRTGREA, encoded by the coding sequence ATGAGCGGGTACGGCGACCTCCCCGAGGGCTGGCAGGTGTGGACCGAAGACGCGGACGGCGGCGACATTCTCGTCTACCGGCCGGACGTCTTCGACAGCCACGAGTACCCGTCGCCGTGCCTCCCCACGATTCAGGTCGCACAGCGGCCGCCGACCCAGCAGAAGCGCCGCGCGGGCTCGAACCCCGACGGCTGGTGGGTGTCGCTCACCCTCGAACCCGAGGTCCGGGTGCGGGACGCCGACGCGCGCTTCGACTCGCGGACGGCCGCGGTCGCCGGCGCGGTCGACCTCGCCGAACGGTTCGCCGCAGGCGACGTGGACTACCGCGGGGCCTACCAGATTCCCCGCGAGGACTACCTCGACGAACTGGACGACCGCACGGGGCGGGAGGCTTAA
- a CDS encoding UPF0179 family protein, producing the protein MPITLLGARLADPGTEFVYRGEADACEGCPYRKQCLNLTEGVRYEVTDVREGGQVLDCGVHDEGVVAVDVEPASVTANVPSKGAYAGSKGKLAGPCPHTECPSHEYCEPAGADFDEEYQIGEILGDPPHDYCALDRELTLVEFAPSED; encoded by the coding sequence ATGCCAATCACGCTGCTCGGGGCGCGGCTCGCCGACCCGGGCACCGAGTTCGTCTACCGCGGCGAGGCCGACGCCTGTGAGGGCTGCCCGTACCGCAAGCAGTGCCTGAATCTCACCGAGGGCGTCCGCTACGAGGTGACAGATGTCCGGGAGGGCGGTCAGGTGCTGGACTGCGGCGTCCACGACGAGGGCGTGGTCGCGGTCGACGTCGAGCCGGCGTCCGTCACCGCGAACGTCCCATCGAAGGGCGCGTACGCCGGGAGCAAGGGGAAGCTCGCGGGGCCGTGCCCGCACACGGAGTGCCCGAGTCACGAGTACTGCGAGCCGGCCGGCGCGGACTTCGACGAGGAGTACCAGATCGGGGAGATTCTCGGGGACCCGCCCCACGACTACTGCGCGCTCGACAGGGAGCTGACGCTCGTGGAGTTCGCGCCGTCCGAGGACTGA
- a CDS encoding M14 family metallopeptidase: MRVEQLGDGEPSVAVVVGVHGDEPCGVRAVERLLDDDPAVLSPVKLVVANERALDAGVRYVDADLNRSFTDDVPEDAHERRLAERLADEIRGCTVLSVHSTQSHADPFAISSGVDAPVPSVVPALSVAALVDTGDFGDGRIFAADADILEVEAGLQGSEPAAENAYTLVREFLTATEVLPGDPARREVPVFEMGESIPKPSGDEYEVFVENFQEVAAGEAYAAADGEPLVADEPFWPVLLSPYGYKNQFGYRGEPAGVLQSSDGANSTSVSSLSSAQ, from the coding sequence ATGCGTGTCGAGCAGTTGGGCGACGGCGAGCCGTCGGTCGCGGTCGTCGTGGGCGTCCACGGCGACGAACCCTGTGGCGTCCGCGCCGTCGAGCGACTGCTGGACGACGACCCCGCGGTCCTGTCGCCCGTGAAACTCGTCGTGGCGAACGAGCGCGCGCTCGACGCCGGCGTCCGGTACGTGGACGCCGACCTGAACCGGTCGTTCACGGACGACGTGCCCGAGGACGCCCACGAGCGACGGCTCGCGGAGCGACTCGCCGACGAGATACGCGGCTGCACGGTGCTGTCCGTCCACTCCACGCAGTCCCACGCCGACCCGTTCGCCATCTCCAGCGGGGTCGACGCGCCGGTGCCGTCGGTCGTCCCGGCGCTCTCGGTGGCGGCGCTCGTCGACACCGGGGACTTCGGCGACGGGCGCATCTTCGCCGCGGACGCCGACATCCTCGAAGTCGAGGCCGGCCTGCAGGGCAGCGAGCCGGCCGCGGAGAACGCCTACACCCTCGTCCGGGAGTTCCTCACGGCGACCGAGGTGCTCCCCGGTGACCCGGCCCGCCGCGAGGTCCCGGTCTTCGAGATGGGCGAGTCCATCCCGAAGCCGTCGGGCGACGAGTACGAGGTGTTCGTCGAGAACTTCCAGGAGGTCGCGGCCGGCGAGGCGTACGCCGCCGCCGACGGCGAGCCGCTGGTCGCAGACGAGCCGTTCTGGCCCGTGTTGCTGTCGCCGTACGGCTACAAGAACCAGTTCGGCTACCGGGGGGAGCCGGCGGGCGTGCTTCAGTCCTCGGACGGCGCGAACTCCACGAGCGTCAGCTCCCTGTCGAGCGCGCAGTAG
- a CDS encoding DUF309 domain-containing protein gives MDDHTRDPGVAPPLGDPTGWRADRRVWEHATLRRAVEHGVRLYNSGDFHESHDCFEDEWYNYGSGTTESAFLHGMVQVAAGAYKHYDFENDDGMRSLFRTALQYLDGVPGDYYGVDVDDVRRRLRAALDDPGALDGWRIAVDDAEPTAYPADYEYAESLE, from the coding sequence ATGGACGACCACACCCGCGACCCGGGCGTCGCGCCCCCGCTCGGTGACCCGACCGGGTGGCGGGCCGACCGCCGGGTGTGGGAGCACGCGACGCTGCGGCGGGCGGTCGAGCACGGCGTGCGCCTCTACAACAGCGGCGACTTCCACGAGTCCCACGACTGCTTCGAGGACGAGTGGTACAACTACGGGTCAGGCACCACGGAGTCCGCGTTCCTCCACGGGATGGTGCAGGTGGCCGCCGGCGCGTACAAGCACTACGACTTCGAGAACGACGACGGGATGCGGAGCCTGTTCAGAACGGCGCTCCAGTACCTCGACGGCGTTCCCGGTGACTACTACGGCGTCGACGTCGACGATGTGCGCCGTCGGCTCCGTGCGGCACTCGACGACCCCGGGGCGCTCGACGGCTGGCGAATCGCCGTCGACGACGCGGAGCCCACGGCGTACCCGGCGGACTACGAGTACGCCGAGAGTCTGGAGTGA
- a CDS encoding efflux RND transporter permease subunit has product MKTIERIADFVTDHSRAAIAIMLVLTLAVSAGAPMVDQSSSLDQFQSESDESQKLDYIDEHFETGEENTTTAQVIVQGDDVLSRSSLIETLAYEQALHDNETVGPTLSGDDAITGVANIVGIAAIQMEEGEDVRSLASEIEAERAAIEERRTALNETAEALRGELTVLRQNPSADPQAAFESVAANSSVELDDEDAQTFAGAAEALRAATSEEEAQQAYEAGTVGVLREEFQALEQRGSDLQSLADDLEAERAELQDARNASLAEQRAQLEEMNDSEVEDVVARVLSADAASSGTGPSPFELMPSDSFEPGDTSANATMFIVQQNADAVPGGGQVTDDDVVDAQLAMQDLAEDRDLEYLIFGGGIITDEINNSMADSLLIVGPLAVVFVLLALTVAYRDALDIVLGLFGIAAVLAWAFGFMGWTDIDFNQIFIAVPVLLIGLSIDYAIHIFMRHREERHDDDAPASVRGSMKVALSGVGVALVLVTATTVIGFLSNLTSPVPPIQEFGIVSAVGITAALLVFGVLIPALKVELDDYLEGRGWDRKKRAFGTGGGRFSDALSFGATAAQKAPAVVIVLALLVTAAGAYGGTQVDTSFDQEDFLADEPAEWQQNLPEPFAPSEYTAKENLEYVNDRFVREDLQAQILLEGDGVQRDTALERVQDARDAASNKNVTTELTNGEPGIEGVLSAMRSTAAANDSFAETFEAADTDGNGVPDQNVTGVYDAFFDAAPDQASSYIAQDDDGNAEALRMVVSIQGGSSSDDITEQMRDVAETAEGDGITATATGSAILNKIVQDQLLDTVVESLLITLVAVFAFLMLTYRFTDGSATLGAVTLLPVVLSVAWILGTMYLTDIPFNVLTGMITSLTVGLGVAYSIHLSERYMQELESADSVWDAMQTAVTGTGGALLGSAATTVGGFGVLAFAILPPLQQFGIITGLTIIYAFLASVLVLPSLLVVWTKYLGPDWTADDFADDTDDDSEESGAAVAANGAGATQQAAPAAAADAPTRTLSRDLVQPAGSLTATVRLTGDGRVALSESVRGGTVTAVEADPEPVNAVVTDDGVHVAWRLDDATAATATYDVVVDGDAVDGTAVSFVGEALGDSERDVAGDTEATVVSDIFERVFAQAEVTDDDLAAASEAFREGELSADQYDRVVREWARDRPEGE; this is encoded by the coding sequence GTGAAGACCATCGAACGAATCGCCGACTTCGTAACCGACCACAGCAGAGCCGCCATCGCAATCATGCTGGTGCTGACACTCGCCGTCAGCGCCGGCGCGCCGATGGTCGACCAGTCCTCGTCGCTCGACCAGTTCCAGTCCGAGAGCGACGAGTCCCAGAAGCTCGACTACATCGACGAGCACTTCGAGACCGGCGAGGAGAACACGACGACTGCCCAGGTCATCGTCCAAGGCGATGATGTCCTCTCGCGGTCCTCGCTGATAGAGACACTCGCCTACGAACAGGCGCTACACGACAACGAGACAGTCGGACCCACGCTGTCCGGCGACGACGCGATTACCGGTGTGGCGAACATCGTCGGCATCGCCGCCATCCAGATGGAAGAAGGCGAGGACGTGCGGTCGCTCGCCAGCGAAATCGAGGCCGAACGGGCCGCCATCGAGGAGCGCCGGACGGCGCTGAACGAGACCGCCGAGGCGCTCCGCGGCGAGCTCACAGTCCTCAGGCAGAACCCCAGCGCGGACCCGCAAGCCGCCTTCGAGTCGGTGGCCGCGAACTCCTCGGTCGAACTCGACGACGAGGACGCACAGACGTTCGCCGGGGCCGCCGAGGCGCTCCGGGCAGCCACCAGCGAAGAAGAGGCCCAGCAGGCCTACGAGGCCGGTACGGTCGGCGTGCTGCGCGAGGAGTTCCAGGCGCTCGAACAGCGCGGGAGCGACCTCCAGTCGCTGGCGGACGACCTCGAAGCCGAGCGCGCCGAACTGCAGGACGCGCGGAACGCGTCGCTCGCGGAGCAGCGCGCGCAACTGGAGGAGATGAACGACAGCGAGGTCGAGGACGTCGTTGCGCGGGTACTCAGCGCGGACGCTGCCAGCAGCGGGACCGGCCCGTCCCCGTTCGAGCTGATGCCGTCCGATAGCTTCGAACCCGGTGACACTTCCGCGAACGCGACGATGTTCATCGTCCAGCAGAACGCCGACGCCGTTCCCGGCGGCGGGCAGGTGACCGACGACGATGTCGTCGACGCCCAGCTCGCGATGCAGGACCTCGCCGAGGACCGCGACCTCGAGTACCTCATCTTCGGCGGCGGCATCATCACGGACGAGATCAACAACTCGATGGCCGACAGCCTGCTCATCGTCGGGCCGCTGGCCGTCGTGTTCGTCCTGCTCGCGCTCACCGTCGCCTACCGCGACGCGCTCGACATCGTCCTCGGGCTGTTCGGCATCGCTGCCGTCCTCGCGTGGGCGTTCGGCTTCATGGGCTGGACGGACATCGACTTCAACCAGATCTTCATCGCGGTGCCCGTGTTGTTGATCGGGCTGTCCATCGACTACGCCATCCACATCTTCATGCGGCACCGCGAGGAGCGCCACGACGACGACGCGCCGGCCTCCGTTCGTGGGTCGATGAAAGTGGCACTCAGCGGTGTCGGCGTCGCTCTCGTTCTGGTGACTGCCACCACCGTCATCGGGTTCCTGTCGAACCTCACGAGCCCGGTGCCGCCCATCCAGGAGTTCGGTATCGTGAGTGCGGTCGGCATCACGGCAGCGCTGCTCGTCTTCGGCGTCCTGATTCCCGCGCTGAAAGTCGAGCTCGACGACTACCTCGAAGGCCGGGGCTGGGACCGCAAGAAACGCGCGTTCGGCACCGGCGGCGGCCGGTTCAGTGACGCGCTCTCGTTCGGCGCGACGGCTGCACAGAAGGCACCCGCCGTCGTCATCGTGCTCGCGCTGCTGGTGACGGCAGCCGGCGCGTACGGCGGGACGCAAGTGGACACGTCCTTCGACCAGGAGGACTTCCTGGCGGACGAACCGGCGGAGTGGCAGCAGAACCTCCCCGAGCCGTTCGCACCGAGCGAGTACACCGCGAAAGAGAACCTCGAGTACGTGAACGACCGGTTCGTTCGCGAGGACTTACAGGCCCAGATTCTGCTCGAGGGCGACGGCGTGCAACGCGACACTGCGCTCGAACGCGTGCAGGACGCCCGCGACGCAGCCAGCAACAAGAACGTCACGACGGAACTCACGAACGGCGAACCCGGTATCGAGGGCGTGCTGTCGGCGATGCGGTCGACCGCAGCAGCCAACGACTCGTTCGCCGAGACGTTCGAGGCAGCGGACACTGACGGTAACGGCGTGCCCGACCAGAACGTCACGGGCGTGTACGACGCGTTCTTCGACGCGGCACCCGACCAGGCGTCCTCGTACATCGCACAGGACGACGACGGGAACGCCGAGGCGCTGCGGATGGTCGTCTCCATCCAGGGTGGCTCGTCCAGCGACGACATCACCGAGCAGATGCGAGACGTGGCTGAGACTGCCGAAGGTGACGGTATCACGGCGACCGCCACCGGCAGCGCCATCCTGAACAAGATTGTGCAGGACCAGCTGCTGGACACGGTCGTCGAGAGCCTGCTCATCACGCTCGTCGCCGTCTTCGCGTTCCTGATGTTGACCTACCGGTTCACCGACGGCAGCGCGACGCTCGGTGCGGTGACGCTGCTGCCCGTCGTCCTGAGCGTCGCGTGGATTCTCGGGACGATGTACCTGACCGACATCCCGTTCAACGTCCTGACGGGGATGATCACGAGCCTGACTGTCGGGCTCGGGGTGGCGTACAGCATCCACCTCAGCGAACGGTACATGCAGGAGCTAGAGAGCGCAGACTCCGTCTGGGACGCGATGCAGACTGCCGTCACGGGCACCGGCGGTGCGCTGCTGGGGTCGGCGGCGACGACGGTCGGCGGCTTCGGCGTGCTGGCGTTCGCCATTTTGCCGCCGCTCCAGCAGTTCGGCATCATCACCGGACTCACCATCATCTACGCGTTCCTCGCCAGCGTGCTCGTACTCCCCAGCCTGCTCGTGGTGTGGACGAAGTACCTCGGCCCCGACTGGACGGCCGACGACTTCGCCGACGACACCGACGACGACAGCGAGGAGTCCGGCGCGGCGGTCGCGGCGAACGGCGCGGGCGCGACGCAGCAGGCGGCACCGGCCGCTGCGGCGGACGCGCCGACGCGGACGCTGTCCCGTGACCTCGTGCAGCCGGCGGGCAGCCTCACCGCGACGGTGCGGCTGACCGGCGACGGCCGCGTGGCGCTCTCGGAGTCCGTCCGGGGCGGCACCGTCACGGCCGTCGAGGCCGACCCCGAACCCGTGAACGCGGTCGTCACCGACGACGGCGTCCACGTGGCGTGGCGTCTCGACGACGCGACTGCGGCGACCGCGACCTACGACGTCGTGGTCGACGGGGACGCGGTGGACGGGACGGCCGTCTCGTTCGTCGGCGAGGCGCTCGGCGACAGCGAACGCGACGTGGCCGGAGACACCGAGGCGACGGTCGTTTCGGACATCTTCGAGCGCGTGTTCGCGCAGGCCGAGGTCACCGACGACGACCTCGCGGCGGCCAGCGAGGCGTTCCGCGAGGGCGAACTCTCCGCCGACCAGTACGACCGGGTCGTGCGGGAGTGGGCGCGCGACCGCCCGGAGGGAGAATGA
- a CDS encoding TrmB family transcriptional regulator: MNEGDAVDALKSLGLTTYEARTFVALQKLGAGTASEVAEIAEVPRSQVYGAAEDLEGRGLVDVEQSNPTRYRPVGIEEARERLYRQLRSESDAAFDYLESVRSEYGTDEEESEAIWTVRGSANVAARATRLVASAENRVVYGTEHVQRLGPSVREALADAVEAGVAVTVISEADDVLDVAREIGARAVAVGHELMPEMGTERVVMADDDAVLVSVGADDGSETAFWSRDTAFATMLSSLLGEFVATVAGDQ, translated from the coding sequence ATGAACGAGGGGGACGCTGTCGACGCGCTCAAATCCCTCGGGCTGACGACCTACGAGGCCCGGACGTTCGTGGCGCTCCAGAAGCTCGGAGCCGGCACCGCCAGCGAGGTCGCCGAAATCGCCGAGGTGCCGCGCTCGCAGGTGTACGGTGCGGCCGAGGACCTGGAGGGCCGCGGGCTCGTCGACGTCGAGCAGTCGAACCCGACGCGGTACCGGCCGGTCGGCATCGAGGAGGCCCGCGAGCGCCTCTACCGGCAGCTCCGGTCGGAGAGCGACGCGGCGTTCGACTACCTCGAATCCGTGCGGTCGGAGTACGGCACCGACGAGGAGGAGAGCGAGGCCATCTGGACCGTCCGAGGGTCGGCGAACGTCGCCGCCCGCGCGACCCGGCTCGTCGCGTCGGCCGAGAACCGCGTGGTGTACGGCACCGAACACGTGCAGCGGCTCGGTCCGAGCGTCCGCGAGGCGCTCGCGGACGCCGTCGAAGCGGGCGTGGCTGTGACGGTTATCAGTGAAGCAGACGACGTGCTAGACGTGGCCCGCGAAATCGGTGCGCGAGCAGTCGCGGTCGGCCACGAGCTGATGCCGGAGATGGGGACCGAGCGCGTCGTGATGGCGGACGACGACGCCGTGCTCGTCTCCGTGGGTGCCGACGACGGCTCTGAGACGGCGTTCTGGAGCCGCGACACGGCGTTCGCGACGATGCTGTCGAGCCTGCTGGGCGAGTTCGTGGCGACGGTCGCCGGCGACCAGTAG